In a single window of the Chiloscyllium plagiosum isolate BGI_BamShark_2017 chromosome 32, ASM401019v2, whole genome shotgun sequence genome:
- the LOC122539266 gene encoding broad substrate specificity ATP-binding cassette transporter ABCG2-like, with translation MKYPHGMIISFFNVSYKVKIKHGYFYRRTKSTKEVLIGVSGIMKPGLNAIMGPLGSGKTTLLDILAARKEPSGFSGEVLVDGVQQPTNFNCIAGYVVYDYMMTGTLTVRENLEFCAALRLPKNLTKSERTKRINKLIEELGLSKIENSRIGTSLTRGVSDGEKRKASIAMELLKDPGVLFLDEPTSGLDTSNANAVLQLLRRLARQGKTIIFSVHQPRYSMFKQFDSLTLLTNGKVMYHGPARSSIDHFKAMVPMRPPHLQAGSGLLFFIVNCQMYSSIASIELLVTEKKTLIHEYISGYYSLPAYFISKLLFEVIPLRTMTSIIYNSTTYFLAGLKRTVPAIFISILTLIMVSYTSSALALAIAAGGNSVTIAIIMLSLTFVMMTIYSGLLVHLPGMVKWLSWLQYLSITRYGITVSGLQL, from the exons ATGAAATACCCTCACGGCATGATTATCAGTTTCTTCAATGTTTCCTataaagtgaaaataaaacaCGGTTACTTTTATCGACGTACCAAATCCACTAAGGAGGTCTTAATTGGTGTCAG TGGGATCATGAAGCCTGGCCTGAATGCCATCATGGGCCCCCTGGGTAGTGGGAAAACCAC GTTATTGGACATTCTGGCTGCGAGGAAAGAGCCCTCAGGGTTTAGTGGGGAGGTCCTCGTTGATGGTGTCCAGCAACCAACAAACTTCAACTGCATCGCTGGATACGTCGTATAT gaTTACATGATGACTGGGACTCTGACTGTGAGAGAGAACTTAGAATTCTGTGCTGCACTGAGGCTGCCTAAGAATCTCACCAAATCTGAAAGAACAAAACGAATCAATAAACTTATTGAAGAGCTTGGACTCAGTAAAATAGAGAACTCTAGG ATTGGAACATCGTTGACTCGTGGTGTCTCTgatggagagaaaagaaaagccaGTATTGCGATGGAGCTGCTGAAGGATCCTGGTGTTCTCTTCCTGGATGAACCGACAAGTGGTTTGGATACTAGTAACGCAAATGCTGTTCTGCAGTTACTGAGAAG GTTAGCACGGCAAGGGAAAACTATTATCTTCTCAGTTCACCAGCCTCGCTATTCAATGTTTAAACAATTCGACTCCCTGACACTGCTGACCAATGGCAAAGTAATGTACCATGGGCCTGCTCGGAGCTCCATTGATCACTTTAAAGCAATGG TCCCAATGAGACCACCACATTTACAGGCTGG ATCTGGGCTGTTGTTTTTTATTGTTAATTGCCAGATGTACAGCAGTATCGCCAGCATTGAACTTCTGGTCACAGAAAAGAAGACTTTAAT cCATGAATATATCAGTGGGTACTACTCATTGCCAGCATACTTCATCTCCAAGTTATTATTTGAAGTGATCCCTCTGCGGACAATGACGAGCATTATTTATAACAGCACAACTTACTTTCTCGCAG GTCTGAAACGGACAGTTCCTGCGATTTTTATATCGATACTCACCTTGATCATGGTCTCATACACCTCTTCAGCTTTGGCCCTGGCAATTGCAGCTGGTGGGAATTCTGTAACTATTGCGATCATCATGCTATCGCTCACTTTCGTCATGATGACG ATCtattctggattattggtgcATCTGCCAGGAATGGTGAAATGGCTGAGCTGGTTACAATACCTCAGCATCACTCGCTATGGAATCACTGTAAGTGGCTTGCAATTATAA